A genome region from Thalassococcus arenae includes the following:
- a CDS encoding FliI/YscN family ATPase, whose translation MERTELDNLANRIAGLRPVQAVGRVQSVDGTVIWIRGLAHRAAIGDRLRLFHGAQVLGGDVLRIRDDLVAMLPDEGAEGVSQGDRVAVVGPPVLAPDDSWVGRVIDPYARPLDGRPLTIGKEARPFRAAPPAAAFRKPLGARLATGLAVFDTLLPIVRGQRIGLFAGSGVGKSRLLGSLTRDLQADIVVLALVGERGREVQDFVRTVLGPEGMARTIVVAATSDRSPLERRRCPLAAMTIAEHFRDRGRHVLYLADSITRFAEAHREVAIAAGELPALRGYPPSVAHQIMCLAERAGPGTEAMGDITAIFSVLVAGSDMDEPVADVLRGVLDGHVVLDRQIAERARFPAVDLLRSVSRSLPEAATEAENRLIQQARTLLGAYARSETMIRAGLYRDGEDAVLDQAIRAWPDLDAFLAERSSAGPENAFARLRLILRRAGVQLDNSGTATPSRHRAMVPGVADAAKNAAS comes from the coding sequence ATGGAACGGACCGAACTGGATAACCTGGCCAACCGCATCGCCGGTTTGCGGCCGGTGCAGGCGGTGGGGCGGGTGCAATCGGTCGACGGTACGGTGATCTGGATCCGAGGGCTGGCGCACCGCGCGGCCATCGGCGACCGGCTCAGGCTGTTTCACGGCGCGCAGGTGCTCGGCGGGGACGTCTTGCGCATCCGCGACGACCTGGTCGCAATGCTTCCCGACGAGGGCGCCGAAGGTGTGTCGCAGGGTGATCGTGTCGCGGTTGTCGGGCCGCCGGTGCTGGCGCCCGATGACAGCTGGGTCGGTCGTGTGATCGATCCCTACGCTCGCCCGCTGGACGGCCGTCCCCTGACAATTGGCAAGGAGGCGCGCCCGTTTCGCGCGGCACCGCCGGCCGCGGCCTTTCGCAAGCCTTTGGGTGCAAGGCTGGCAACGGGGCTGGCCGTTTTCGACACGCTGCTGCCCATCGTCCGCGGCCAAAGGATCGGCTTGTTCGCCGGGTCCGGCGTGGGCAAGTCGCGGCTGCTTGGCTCGCTCACGCGGGATCTGCAGGCGGACATCGTCGTGCTGGCCCTTGTCGGCGAACGCGGACGCGAGGTTCAGGATTTCGTCCGGACGGTGCTTGGACCCGAAGGCATGGCGCGCACCATCGTCGTGGCCGCGACCTCTGACAGATCGCCGCTGGAACGCCGCCGTTGTCCCTTGGCCGCTATGACGATCGCCGAACATTTTCGTGACCGGGGACGTCACGTTCTCTATCTCGCTGATTCGATCACCCGTTTTGCCGAAGCGCATCGCGAGGTGGCCATCGCTGCCGGCGAATTGCCTGCCCTAAGGGGCTATCCTCCTTCGGTCGCGCATCAGATCATGTGCTTGGCCGAACGGGCCGGCCCGGGCACCGAGGCAATGGGGGATATCACGGCGATTTTCAGCGTGCTGGTCGCCGGATCGGACATGGACGAACCGGTGGCCGATGTGCTGCGCGGGGTTCTGGATGGCCATGTCGTCCTGGACCGGCAGATTGCGGAACGTGCCCGGTTCCCGGCGGTCGATCTTCTGCGGTCGGTCTCGCGCAGTTTGCCCGAAGCTGCAACCGAGGCCGAAAACCGTCTCATTCAGCAAGCCCGCACCCTCTTGGGCGCCTATGCGCGGTCGGAAACGATGATCCGGGCAGGCCTCTATCGCGATGGCGAGGACGCGGTCCTGGATCAAGCCATCCGCGCGTGGCCCGACCTTGACGCTTTCCTGGCCGAACGTTCCTCCGCCGGACCTGAAAACGCCTTTGCGCGCCTGCGATTGATCTTGCGCCGCGCCGGAGTCCAGCTCGACAATTCCGGTACCGCGACGCCATCGCGCCACCGCGCCATGGTGCCCGGCGTGGCGGACGCGGCCAAGAACGCCGCTTCGTAG
- a CDS encoding FlgB family protein, translating to MFQDLTVFRTAMAMARHAGHQQALSAQNIANADTPGYRALEMPDFASVSARDAAAQKATRTKHLNGSSTGAWTATERRDAQDPNGNTVSLEREMLEAVGAKRQHDRALAIYRSSLSVLRASLGRQ from the coding sequence ATGTTCCAGGATCTGACGGTGTTCCGCACGGCAATGGCCATGGCACGCCATGCCGGACACCAACAGGCGCTCAGCGCGCAGAATATCGCTAACGCCGACACGCCGGGTTACCGCGCGCTCGAAATGCCGGATTTCGCCTCGGTTTCGGCCCGCGATGCGGCCGCGCAGAAAGCCACCCGGACCAAACACCTCAACGGCAGTTCCACCGGTGCCTGGACGGCGACCGAACGGCGCGATGCGCAGGACCCCAACGGCAACACCGTTTCCCTGGAGCGCGAGATGCTTGAGGCGGTCGGCGCCAAGCGCCAGCACGACCGTGCCCTGGCGATCTACCGGTCTTCGCTCAGCGTCTTGCGGGCCAGTCTCGGCCGTCAATAA
- the flgC gene encoding flagellar basal body rod protein FlgC, which produces MSAFSDALAVTSSGLKAQATRLRLVSENIANVDTPGYRRKLAAFELTGDADTVRHVETGRIRLDQSERQVIHDPAHPLAGDDGTYVGSNVDLILEIADAREAQRSYEANLKMFEQTRQMSGALLDLLRR; this is translated from the coding sequence ATGAGTGCCTTTTCCGATGCGCTGGCGGTTACGTCCAGCGGCCTGAAGGCGCAGGCCACACGCTTGCGTCTGGTTTCCGAAAACATCGCAAATGTCGACACGCCGGGCTACCGGCGCAAGCTGGCAGCGTTCGAACTGACTGGCGACGCCGACACCGTCCGCCATGTCGAAACCGGGCGGATCAGGCTCGATCAGAGCGAACGCCAGGTGATCCACGATCCCGCCCACCCGCTGGCGGGCGATGACGGCACATATGTCGGGTCGAACGTCGACCTGATCCTTGAAATCGCCGATGCGCGAGAAGCGCAGCGCAGCTACGAAGCCAACCTCAAGATGTTCGAGCAGACCCGCCAGATGTCCGGCGCTCTGCTCGACCTGCTGAGACGCTGA
- the fliE gene encoding flagellar hook-basal body complex protein FliE, with the protein MDVRSLFATQKYAASRPAMLPDPGSAPKPETTGAASAIADFAATLREAETTAKAAMTGGADPHALVEALAQSELAVETVVALRNKVVEAYQEILRMPV; encoded by the coding sequence ATGGACGTCCGATCGCTGTTTGCCACCCAGAAATACGCCGCCTCGCGTCCGGCGATGCTGCCCGATCCCGGGTCGGCGCCGAAGCCCGAAACAACAGGCGCCGCAAGCGCCATCGCCGATTTCGCGGCCACCCTGCGCGAGGCCGAAACCACCGCAAAGGCGGCGATGACCGGAGGGGCGGATCCACACGCCCTGGTCGAGGCGCTGGCGCAGTCCGAGCTGGCGGTCGAGACCGTGGTCGCCCTGCGCAACAAGGTGGTCGAAGCCTACCAGGAAATCCTGCGGATGCCGGTGTGA
- a CDS encoding flagellar biosynthetic protein FliQ: MLDETLFFDTLRQGLWIATIVSVPILSAALIAGVSVGLFQALTSIQEMTLTFVPKLLAIVAVFWISMSFMTETLVAYFQDHLIPIIAGG; encoded by the coding sequence ATGCTGGATGAAACGCTGTTCTTCGACACGTTGCGGCAGGGCCTTTGGATCGCCACGATCGTATCGGTCCCGATCCTCAGCGCCGCGCTGATCGCCGGCGTCAGCGTCGGCCTGTTCCAGGCGCTGACCTCGATCCAGGAAATGACGCTGACTTTCGTGCCCAAGCTGTTGGCCATCGTCGCCGTATTCTGGATCTCGATGAGCTTCATGACCGAAACCCTGGTTGCCTATTTCCAGGATCATCTGATCCCGATCATCGCCGGAGGCTGA
- a CDS encoding flagellar hook-basal body complex protein, whose amino-acid sequence MESAGYAALSRQSGLMREMQVIANNIANAQTSGFRQEGVVFSEYLRDSDEGAGLAMAAGRVRNTSFEQGALKHTGAAFDLAIEGDGFFVVETPNGPRLTRAGAFTPDSAGQLVTPDGYAVLDQGGAPVVLPAATGDVAIAEDGTISSAGTPVGRIGVVLPENPLRLTREGGVLFDAEDGFVEVDNPRMRQGYVEGSNVDPILQIARMSEVQRAYEMGQAFMDREDERIRSALKAFVS is encoded by the coding sequence ATGGAATCCGCAGGATACGCAGCGCTGTCGCGCCAATCGGGCCTGATGCGCGAAATGCAGGTCATCGCCAACAACATCGCCAATGCCCAGACTTCGGGCTTTCGCCAGGAAGGTGTGGTTTTCTCGGAATACCTGCGCGACAGCGACGAAGGTGCGGGGCTGGCGATGGCCGCTGGGCGGGTGCGGAACACGTCATTCGAACAGGGCGCGCTGAAGCATACCGGTGCGGCCTTTGACCTTGCCATCGAAGGCGACGGATTCTTCGTTGTCGAGACGCCAAACGGGCCGCGCCTGACCCGGGCCGGGGCGTTTACGCCGGATTCCGCCGGCCAACTGGTGACACCCGACGGCTACGCGGTGCTCGATCAGGGCGGAGCCCCGGTCGTGCTTCCCGCCGCGACCGGCGATGTCGCCATCGCCGAGGACGGCACGATCAGCAGCGCCGGCACACCGGTCGGCAGGATCGGTGTCGTCTTGCCGGAGAACCCGCTGCGCCTGACCCGCGAAGGCGGTGTTCTCTTTGACGCCGAAGACGGCTTTGTCGAGGTCGACAATCCGCGCATGCGCCAGGGCTATGTCGAGGGATCGAATGTCGATCCCATACTTCAGATCGCACGCATGAGCGAGGTGCAGCGCGCCTACGAGATGGGACAGGCCTTCATGGACCGTGAAGACGAACGCATCCGGTCCGCTCTCAAGGCCTTTGTAAGCTAA
- the flgG gene encoding flagellar basal-body rod protein FlgG: MKALKIAASGMSAQQMRVEVISNNLSNMSTTGYNARRAEFADLHYQQISRAGAVSAADGTVLPTGIQLGLGVRPAAVSVQLSQGTLSATGGDLDIAIEGQGYFEVTLPSGNPAYTRDGALKRSADGLIVTAEGHAVAPEIVIPADARSLTVNADGEVYAYFDVGAEAQLLGQLTLAGFTNPKGLEALGSNLFAETEASGPPLQSTPGQDGLGTVRQGYLEDSSVDAVREITDLIEAQRGYELNSKVISAADQMLAATAQVR, encoded by the coding sequence ATGAAAGCCCTCAAGATCGCCGCAAGCGGCATGTCGGCCCAACAGATGCGGGTCGAAGTGATTTCGAACAACCTGTCGAACATGAGCACCACCGGCTACAATGCGCGGCGTGCCGAATTCGCCGATCTGCACTACCAGCAGATCTCTCGCGCGGGGGCGGTCAGTGCTGCCGACGGCACCGTGCTGCCGACCGGCATCCAGCTGGGTCTTGGCGTGCGTCCGGCGGCGGTTTCCGTGCAACTCAGCCAGGGTACCTTGTCGGCCACCGGCGGCGATCTGGATATCGCGATCGAGGGCCAGGGGTATTTCGAAGTGACCTTGCCGTCGGGCAATCCGGCCTATACCCGCGACGGTGCTCTCAAACGCAGCGCCGACGGGCTGATCGTCACCGCAGAAGGCCACGCCGTGGCACCCGAGATCGTCATTCCCGCGGATGCGCGCAGCCTGACGGTCAACGCCGATGGCGAGGTCTACGCCTATTTCGACGTCGGCGCCGAAGCGCAGTTGCTTGGACAATTGACGCTGGCGGGGTTTACCAACCCGAAAGGTCTAGAAGCGCTCGGATCGAACCTGTTCGCGGAAACCGAGGCTTCGGGCCCGCCGTTGCAAAGTACTCCGGGACAGGACGGGCTGGGAACCGTGCGGCAAGGGTATCTCGAGGACAGCTCCGTCGATGCCGTTCGCGAGATCACCGACCTGATCGAGGCGCAACGCGGCTACGAACTGAATTCCAAGGTCATTTCCGCAGCCGACCAGATGCTTGCCGCAACGGCCCAGGTCCGGTGA
- the flgA gene encoding flagellar basal body P-ring formation chaperone FlgA translates to MRLILPIGLALAAQAALADTVVATRTVRPNTVISAQDVRVDPVDTPGAYSVVQDVIGQEARIALYPGRPIQMGAVGAPALVDRNQLVALFFERGGLRIVTEGRALGRAAAGERIRVMNLSSKAVLFGIVLADGSVSVTP, encoded by the coding sequence ATGCGGTTGATCTTGCCGATCGGTCTTGCCCTTGCGGCCCAGGCAGCGCTTGCCGACACGGTCGTGGCCACACGTACCGTTCGTCCGAACACCGTCATATCGGCACAGGACGTTCGGGTCGATCCGGTCGACACACCGGGTGCGTATTCGGTCGTGCAGGACGTGATCGGTCAAGAGGCGCGGATCGCGCTGTATCCCGGACGGCCGATACAGATGGGCGCGGTCGGAGCGCCTGCCCTGGTCGACCGCAACCAATTGGTCGCCCTGTTCTTCGAACGCGGTGGCTTGCGGATCGTCACCGAAGGCCGTGCGCTTGGACGCGCCGCCGCGGGCGAGCGCATCCGCGTGATGAACCTGTCTTCCAAGGCGGTGCTGTTCGGTATCGTCCTTGCGGATGGCAGCGTCTCCGTGACCCCGTGA
- the flgH gene encoding flagellar basal body L-ring protein FlgH: MTRASSFALLILFTASCGRIDHIGRPPSFSEPDTSMERVAMRAAGPGEPVLPMRVSETASLWSGEQGSLLGDRRAMKQGDILTVVIEIDESAKISNSSERARSGSESLGVPQLFGVPQRIDQTISEGASMADAVSIDSASKAKGNGSVRRSEQLTLRVAATVTGVLPNGVLQIEGMQEVRVNFELRELLVSGYVRPEDISRQNEITYDKIASARISYGGRGQITDVQQPRIGQQVLDAVLPF; the protein is encoded by the coding sequence ATGACCCGAGCAAGTTCTTTCGCCTTATTGATCCTGTTCACCGCTTCCTGCGGACGAATCGACCATATCGGCAGACCACCTTCCTTTTCGGAACCCGACACCAGCATGGAACGCGTGGCGATGCGTGCCGCCGGGCCCGGTGAGCCCGTCCTGCCGATGCGGGTCTCGGAAACTGCGTCGCTCTGGAGCGGCGAACAGGGATCGTTGCTGGGTGATCGCCGCGCGATGAAACAGGGTGATATCCTCACCGTGGTGATCGAGATCGACGAAAGCGCCAAGATATCGAACAGCAGCGAACGCGCCCGGAGCGGTTCGGAAAGTCTCGGCGTGCCACAGCTTTTCGGCGTTCCGCAGCGCATCGACCAGACCATCAGTGAAGGCGCCAGCATGGCCGACGCCGTTTCGATCGACAGCGCCAGCAAGGCCAAGGGGAACGGCTCGGTTCGCCGAAGCGAGCAATTGACGCTTCGGGTGGCGGCCACGGTCACGGGCGTGCTGCCGAACGGCGTTCTCCAGATCGAGGGCATGCAGGAAGTCCGGGTGAATTTCGAGCTTCGCGAATTGCTGGTCTCCGGCTACGTCCGGCCCGAGGACATCTCGCGGCAGAACGAGATCACTTATGACAAGATCGCCTCGGCACGGATCTCTTACGGCGGGCGCGGGCAGATCACCGACGTCCAGCAGCCCCGCATCGGCCAGCAAGTGCTGGACGCGGTCCTGCCCTTCTAG
- a CDS encoding flagellar basal body-associated FliL family protein: protein MRFILPIVLALIGTAAGVGAGVFLTADKPDAPDRSETESSESDDKALVDDTQASDTVKHDGPTDFVKLNNQFIIPVLHDDRVASLVILSLSLEVPEGRTEAVYSKEPRLRDAFLRVLFDHANIGGFDGAFTRSPRMEVLRGALTDTARNVVGDDLLAVLVTEISRQDN, encoded by the coding sequence ATGCGCTTCATCCTGCCGATTGTTCTGGCACTGATCGGAACCGCCGCCGGCGTCGGCGCCGGCGTTTTCCTGACCGCGGACAAACCGGATGCACCGGACCGTTCCGAGACGGAGTCATCAGAATCCGATGACAAGGCGCTCGTCGACGACACGCAGGCATCGGACACGGTAAAACACGACGGGCCGACCGATTTCGTGAAGCTGAACAATCAATTCATCATTCCGGTCCTGCACGACGACCGCGTCGCGTCGCTGGTCATCCTGTCGCTCAGTCTCGAGGTGCCCGAAGGACGAACCGAAGCGGTCTATTCCAAGGAACCGCGTTTGCGCGACGCATTCCTGCGCGTGCTGTTCGATCATGCCAATATCGGCGGGTTCGACGGCGCCTTCACGCGATCGCCCCGGATGGAGGTCTTGCGCGGAGCGCTGACCGACACGGCGCGAAACGTCGTCGGCGACGACTTGCTGGCCGTTCTGGTTACCGAGATTTCCCGACAGGACAACTGA
- a CDS encoding EscU/YscU/HrcU family type III secretion system export apparatus switch protein, whose protein sequence is MSDTDDSAEKSFEPSQRKLEESRRKGEIARAPDLLTSAAYLGLLLTLAAVGGLLSDQFGEALLPLLAHPDQLADAVFAETGPFAATLIMRVLQPVAVLLTVPALCVLAVLLATRGITVTPSKLVPKLQRISPIGNAKNKFGRRGLFEFSKSFAKLVIFGVCLGLFLAREIDLLTGLPRAEPGQAVLAMTTLMIRLLVLVTLVAITIGAIDFFWQRADHLRRNRMTLKEMRDEMKDSEGDPMVKQQRRNRAQEIAMNQMMQDVPTADVVIVNPTHYAVALKWSRLPGEAPVCVAKGVDEIALRIRQIALENGVPIHADPPTARAVYATTEIGAQIAFDHYKPVAAAIRFAEAMRVKARKRGW, encoded by the coding sequence ATGTCCGACACAGATGACAGCGCGGAAAAGAGCTTCGAACCCAGTCAGCGCAAGCTCGAGGAGTCCCGCCGCAAGGGTGAAATCGCGCGTGCGCCGGACCTGCTGACAAGCGCCGCCTATCTTGGCCTTTTGCTGACCCTTGCGGCAGTGGGCGGCCTTTTGTCCGACCAGTTCGGCGAAGCGCTCCTGCCGCTTCTGGCGCATCCGGACCAGCTGGCCGACGCGGTCTTCGCCGAAACCGGTCCGTTCGCCGCAACCCTCATCATGCGGGTCCTTCAGCCGGTGGCCGTTCTGCTGACCGTACCCGCGCTGTGCGTCCTCGCCGTACTTCTGGCGACGCGCGGAATCACCGTGACGCCTTCCAAGCTCGTGCCGAAGCTTCAGAGGATCTCGCCGATCGGCAATGCCAAGAACAAGTTTGGGCGCCGGGGACTCTTCGAATTCTCCAAGAGCTTCGCCAAGCTGGTGATCTTCGGCGTGTGCCTAGGCCTGTTTCTGGCGCGCGAGATCGATCTGCTGACCGGTCTTCCCCGTGCCGAACCGGGCCAGGCAGTCCTGGCGATGACGACGTTGATGATACGATTGCTGGTTCTTGTGACCTTGGTCGCCATCACGATCGGCGCGATCGATTTCTTCTGGCAACGCGCCGACCACCTCCGACGCAACCGGATGACGCTGAAAGAGATGCGTGACGAGATGAAGGATTCCGAAGGCGATCCGATGGTCAAGCAACAGCGTCGCAACCGTGCCCAGGAAATCGCGATGAACCAGATGATGCAGGACGTGCCGACCGCCGATGTCGTCATCGTCAACCCGACGCATTACGCCGTTGCGCTGAAATGGAGCCGCCTGCCCGGCGAGGCTCCGGTATGCGTCGCCAAGGGTGTCGATGAAATCGCCCTGAGGATCCGCCAGATCGCTTTGGAAAACGGCGTTCCCATCCATGCCGACCCACCGACGGCGCGCGCGGTTTATGCAACCACGGAAATCGGTGCCCAGATCGCCTTTGACCACTACAAACCGGTGGCTGCGGCGATCCGGTTTGCCGAAGCCATGCGGGTCAAGGCGCGCAAGAGAGGTTGGTGA
- a CDS encoding flagellar biosynthetic protein FliR yields MTSTDALAQEVFAGFGVAVLVFLRVGAAMAVLPALGEQSLSVRIRLVAALALTAIVFPAVAGRFDWPGLSPAVLVLALATETVAGLFLGLSLRLFILAIQTAGAIAAQSTSLSQIMGTAGADPLPAIGHILTVSALALLLSVGFHVKAAGFLILTYEILPPLRFPDAAALSAAGADRVARSFALAFSLAAPFVLLSVLYNLTLGAINKAMPQLMVAFVGAPLITFGSIALLFLAAPVILQAWHTAFNAFLANPFGN; encoded by the coding sequence ATGACCAGCACCGATGCCCTTGCGCAAGAGGTATTCGCAGGTTTCGGCGTTGCGGTTCTCGTTTTTTTGCGCGTCGGCGCGGCAATGGCGGTGCTGCCGGCCTTGGGCGAACAAAGCCTGTCGGTCCGAATCCGGTTGGTTGCCGCGCTTGCCTTGACGGCCATCGTGTTTCCGGCTGTGGCCGGCCGTTTCGATTGGCCCGGACTCTCACCGGCAGTCCTGGTTCTGGCACTGGCGACGGAAACCGTGGCAGGCCTGTTTCTCGGTCTGTCTCTTCGACTGTTCATCTTGGCCATTCAGACTGCCGGCGCGATCGCGGCGCAATCAACGTCGCTGTCGCAGATCATGGGCACGGCCGGCGCCGATCCATTGCCCGCCATCGGCCATATCCTGACGGTGTCCGCGCTGGCCCTTCTGCTGAGCGTCGGGTTCCACGTCAAGGCCGCCGGTTTCCTGATCCTGACCTACGAGATCCTGCCGCCACTGCGCTTTCCCGACGCTGCGGCGCTCTCGGCGGCTGGTGCGGACCGGGTTGCGCGATCCTTTGCGCTGGCCTTCAGTCTCGCCGCACCTTTCGTGCTGCTTTCGGTTCTCTACAACCTGACGCTTGGGGCGATAAACAAGGCGATGCCCCAGTTGATGGTCGCTTTCGTCGGAGCGCCTCTGATCACGTTCGGCTCGATCGCCTTGCTGTTTCTTGCAGCACCCGTGATCCTCCAGGCGTGGCATACCGCCTTCAACGCCTTTCTCGCCAATCCGTTCGGAAATTGA
- the flhA gene encoding flagellar biosynthesis protein FlhA → MTELRAVFFKPTVLLAVALMAVIVMMILPVPAWVLDVGLAASFGLAILIFTVTLFIERPLDFSAFPTILLASLMLRLSLNVSSTKLIIGQGHTGTQAAGDVIQGFANFVMGGSVFLGLVVFGVLMIVNFAVITKGAARMAEVGARFALDGMPGKQLAIDSDMSAGAIDHAEAKARREREQQETTFFGSLDGASKFVKGDAVAGLLITLLNLVMGMIMGVAVHGMAIGNAFETYAILTVGDGLVSQIPAVIISIASGLLLARGGTTGATDLAVAAQLGRYPAAMGTVGVLMALFALVPGLPFLPFMLGGAVLCGTAWHLARRNVSPGDETDDAGENPEPARERAIGDVLDLDDIHVEFAPDLVNMALDPGTGLDVRIANMRTHIAAHFGLILPEIRLTDSAVLDTGEYLIRIHGVEQARGILHPDLVLALMPQDMSALPRGRDVSEPVYGAPARWIQPEDQDKAALTGVTIVTPTEVLATHLLEIIKRNFGRLLTLKALRRVMDEMVTLSNPQRAEANKRLLDELIPEKVQVDTLLAVLRLLLQEQVSIRNLPLILEAIAETRGQNAGPEVLCEHVRQKLGFQIVAGLRRPDGTVPLIQLAPEWEDTFAAYQIDGARGGLDVALPPDRFERLTSGLAREVADVGNRGIQPAIVTTARRRRLLQTIMSAKGLTNPVLSFEEIGLEARPALVGTVAA, encoded by the coding sequence ATGACAGAACTACGCGCTGTCTTTTTCAAGCCCACGGTGCTGCTGGCGGTGGCCCTGATGGCGGTCATCGTGATGATGATCCTTCCGGTGCCGGCCTGGGTTCTGGACGTTGGTCTGGCGGCCTCCTTCGGATTGGCGATCCTGATCTTCACGGTCACTCTTTTCATCGAACGCCCGTTGGACTTTTCCGCGTTTCCGACGATCCTGTTGGCGTCACTGATGCTGCGCCTGTCGCTGAACGTGAGTTCGACCAAACTGATCATCGGCCAGGGCCATACCGGCACGCAGGCCGCTGGCGATGTGATCCAGGGCTTCGCGAATTTCGTCATGGGAGGCAGCGTCTTTCTTGGCCTCGTGGTTTTCGGTGTCCTGATGATCGTCAATTTCGCGGTCATCACGAAAGGCGCCGCCCGCATGGCCGAGGTTGGCGCGCGGTTCGCCCTTGATGGCATGCCGGGCAAGCAGCTGGCGATAGACAGCGACATGTCCGCCGGTGCGATCGACCATGCCGAAGCCAAGGCGCGGCGCGAACGCGAGCAACAGGAAACCACTTTTTTCGGCTCGCTCGACGGCGCGTCCAAATTCGTCAAGGGCGACGCCGTCGCGGGCTTGCTGATCACGCTCCTGAACCTGGTGATGGGCATGATCATGGGTGTCGCCGTGCATGGCATGGCGATCGGAAACGCGTTCGAAACCTATGCGATCCTGACTGTTGGCGACGGGCTCGTATCTCAGATCCCCGCGGTCATCATTTCCATCGCCTCCGGCTTGTTGCTCGCGCGCGGTGGAACAACCGGCGCGACGGATCTTGCGGTTGCTGCGCAACTCGGCCGCTACCCGGCCGCGATGGGGACGGTCGGTGTCCTGATGGCCCTCTTCGCACTTGTCCCGGGCCTGCCTTTCCTGCCGTTCATGTTGGGGGGCGCCGTCTTGTGCGGAACGGCTTGGCACCTGGCGCGACGCAACGTGTCACCGGGGGACGAAACCGACGATGCCGGCGAAAACCCCGAACCTGCGCGCGAACGCGCCATCGGCGACGTGCTAGATCTCGACGATATCCACGTCGAATTCGCACCGGATCTGGTCAACATGGCGCTTGACCCTGGAACCGGACTGGATGTGCGGATCGCCAACATGCGGACGCATATCGCAGCGCATTTCGGTCTGATCCTGCCGGAAATCCGTCTGACCGATTCCGCCGTGCTGGACACCGGCGAATACCTCATCCGCATTCATGGCGTCGAACAGGCGCGCGGCATCCTGCATCCCGACCTGGTTTTGGCCCTGATGCCGCAGGATATGTCGGCCCTGCCTCGTGGCCGCGACGTCAGCGAACCAGTCTATGGTGCGCCGGCACGCTGGATCCAGCCTGAAGACCAGGACAAGGCGGCGTTGACCGGCGTGACGATCGTGACCCCGACCGAAGTGCTGGCGACGCATCTTCTCGAAATCATCAAGCGCAATTTCGGCCGCTTGCTGACGCTCAAGGCTCTGCGCCGCGTGATGGACGAGATGGTGACGCTCAGCAATCCGCAGCGGGCCGAAGCCAACAAGCGCCTGCTTGACGAACTGATCCCGGAAAAGGTGCAGGTCGATACCCTGCTGGCCGTTCTCAGGCTGCTGCTGCAGGAACAGGTTTCGATCCGCAACCTGCCGCTGATCCTGGAAGCGATCGCAGAGACGCGTGGCCAGAACGCCGGACCCGAGGTGCTGTGCGAACATGTGCGCCAGAAACTGGGCTTCCAGATCGTCGCCGGACTACGCCGACCCGACGGCACCGTGCCTCTGATCCAACTGGCGCCGGAATGGGAGGACACGTTCGCCGCCTATCAAATCGACGGTGCCCGAGGGGGTCTCGATGTCGCGCTGCCGCCCGATCGGTTCGAACGCCTAACGTCAGGTCTGGCGCGCGAGGTGGCGGATGTCGGGAACCGCGGAATTCAGCCGGCGATCGTCACGACGGCGCGCCGCCGCCGTCTTTTGCAGACGATCATGTCGGCCAAGGGCCTGACCAACCCCGTCCTGTCTTTCGAGGAAATCGGACTCGAGGCCCGCCCGGCGCTTGTCGGCACGGTCGCTGCATGA